The following proteins are co-located in the Synechococcus sp. PROS-U-1 genome:
- a CDS encoding ClC family H(+)/Cl(-) exchange transporter, which translates to MPALSEPKQRRHLLGSSRSIRRLLERRWLVVVLALALTGLGAAITGLLFTSGINLLRDWRLDLLDEFPAWVVLPALGAIGGMISAWLITNLSPAAGGAGITHIMGFLRHRSVPMGLRVGLVKLVAGIIAIGSGFPLGPEGPAVQMGGSVAWQMSRWLRAPVAFRRVIVAAGGGAGIAAVFSAPIGGFIYAIEELLHSARPVVLLLVIITTFSADTLADVLGFLGLNPGGGGLNSTIGFQLEREYTPLVRFLPVDLLYLIALGIVIGVLAELYTRYVLTMQRQGNRWFGDRLILRMTLSGLVLGCVYAALPDAFHNPSELKHLIGAGKADISLALASFVVLFFSTGLAAGSGAPGGLFMPMLTLGGAIGLAGGIGVEALTGHVPTTYVFAGMGAFVAGCSRTPISAMFLAFALTKDLLILKPILVACLTSFLVARLFNPDSIYERQMGMELASEDRMQLRLNRHRRPFEAPTPPKGPSGDPL; encoded by the coding sequence GTGCCTGCCCTGAGCGAACCCAAACAACGACGCCACCTCCTGGGCTCCAGCCGAAGCATCAGGAGGTTGTTGGAGCGCCGCTGGCTGGTGGTGGTGCTGGCTCTGGCGCTCACCGGACTCGGAGCAGCCATCACCGGCCTGCTGTTCACCAGCGGCATCAACCTGCTGCGCGACTGGCGGCTCGATCTGCTCGATGAATTTCCCGCCTGGGTGGTGCTCCCCGCCCTCGGCGCCATCGGCGGGATGATCTCGGCCTGGCTGATCACCAACCTGTCCCCGGCAGCTGGCGGAGCGGGAATCACCCACATCATGGGCTTCCTGCGCCACCGATCGGTACCAATGGGGCTTCGGGTGGGTCTGGTGAAGCTCGTGGCCGGCATCATTGCCATCGGCTCAGGGTTTCCCCTCGGCCCAGAAGGCCCAGCTGTGCAGATGGGCGGCTCCGTGGCCTGGCAGATGTCCCGCTGGCTGCGGGCACCGGTGGCCTTTCGGCGGGTGATTGTCGCTGCGGGCGGCGGTGCAGGCATTGCCGCCGTGTTCAGCGCTCCCATCGGTGGATTCATCTACGCCATCGAGGAGCTGCTCCACTCCGCCAGGCCCGTGGTCCTGTTGCTGGTGATCATCACCACCTTCTCCGCCGACACTCTGGCGGATGTGCTCGGCTTCCTCGGTCTCAATCCCGGGGGCGGCGGACTCAACAGCACCATCGGCTTTCAACTGGAACGGGAATACACCCCCCTAGTGCGCTTCCTGCCTGTCGATCTGCTGTACCTGATCGCTCTCGGCATTGTGATCGGCGTGCTGGCGGAGCTTTACACCCGCTACGTGCTCACCATGCAACGGCAGGGCAACCGTTGGTTCGGTGATCGGTTGATTCTGCGCATGACCCTGAGCGGACTCGTGCTGGGCTGCGTCTATGCGGCCCTGCCCGACGCTTTCCACAACCCCAGCGAACTCAAACACCTGATCGGAGCCGGCAAGGCCGACATCAGCCTGGCCCTCGCCAGCTTTGTGGTGCTGTTCTTCAGCACCGGTCTGGCGGCGGGCTCTGGAGCACCGGGGGGACTATTCATGCCAATGCTGACGTTGGGAGGAGCCATTGGTTTGGCCGGCGGCATTGGCGTTGAGGCCCTCACTGGCCATGTGCCCACCACCTACGTGTTCGCTGGCATGGGCGCCTTCGTTGCCGGCTGCTCGCGAACCCCGATATCAGCCATGTTCCTGGCGTTTGCGCTCACCAAGGATCTGCTCATCCTCAAGCCCATCCTGGTGGCCTGCCTCACCAGTTTCTTGGTGGCCCGGTTGTTCAATCCGGATTCCATCTACGAGCGCCAGATGGGCATGGAGCTGGCCTCCGAAGACCGAATGCAACTGCGCTTGAACCGTCACCGTCGACCGTTTGAAGCCCCCACACCACCCAAAGGCCCTTCAGGAGATCCACTCTGA
- a CDS encoding radical SAM protein, whose translation MLAFPSTYSVGITSLGYQIVWATLAQRSDVDVRRLFTDQHDPLPRRCDLFGLSLSWELDGPVLPELLQNQRIPVWALERGDEDPIVFGGGPVLTANPEPLAPFFDAVLLGDGELLLPAFIDALQSCRQASREERLRYLAQIPGVYVPSLYAPQYDPDGELIGIEPIDPAVPALVEKQTWRGNTLSHSTVVTPEAAWPDIHMVEVVRSCPELCRFCLASYLTLPFRTSSLDDGLIPAVEKGLKATKRLGLLGASVTQHPQFADLLHWLDQDRFDDTRVSVSSVRAATVTPDLGRILAKRGSRSLTIAIESGSERMRDVVNKKLTTEAIHEAARHAKQGGLSSLKLYGMVGLPTESDDDVEATADLLLALKKGTAGLRFTLGVSTFVPKAQTPFQWQGVRPEAEKRLKRLAKRLKPKGIEFRPESYGWSVIQALLSRSDRRLAPVIAAVGESRESMGGWKKTYRAALNGELQPMPGPALPLPPPWSTVIHEPWEASKTLPWTHLRGPLAPALLRDHHDQALALESPQPPD comes from the coding sequence GTGTTGGCCTTTCCCAGCACCTATTCCGTGGGGATCACAAGCTTGGGCTATCAGATCGTCTGGGCCACGTTGGCGCAGCGCAGCGATGTGGACGTTCGGCGACTGTTCACAGACCAGCACGATCCCTTGCCCAGGCGTTGCGATCTGTTCGGGCTCTCCCTGAGCTGGGAACTGGACGGCCCTGTGCTGCCGGAGCTGCTGCAAAACCAGCGGATCCCTGTCTGGGCTCTGGAGCGGGGGGATGAGGACCCCATCGTGTTCGGTGGCGGACCGGTGCTCACGGCCAACCCCGAACCCCTGGCACCGTTCTTTGATGCCGTGCTGCTCGGAGACGGCGAACTTCTCTTGCCCGCTTTCATCGATGCTCTGCAGAGCTGCCGGCAGGCATCGCGGGAGGAACGACTCAGATACCTGGCTCAGATACCAGGGGTGTATGTGCCTTCGCTGTATGCCCCGCAGTACGACCCAGACGGGGAGCTGATCGGCATCGAACCGATCGATCCAGCGGTTCCGGCCCTTGTCGAAAAACAGACCTGGCGAGGCAACACCCTCAGTCATTCAACGGTGGTCACCCCTGAGGCCGCTTGGCCCGACATCCACATGGTGGAGGTGGTGCGCAGTTGCCCTGAACTGTGCCGGTTCTGTCTGGCCAGCTACCTGACCCTGCCATTCCGAACGTCGTCGTTGGATGACGGTCTGATCCCAGCTGTGGAAAAAGGCCTGAAAGCCACCAAACGCCTCGGCCTGCTGGGTGCTTCCGTCACCCAGCATCCCCAGTTCGCCGACCTCCTGCACTGGCTGGATCAGGACCGTTTCGATGACACCCGCGTCAGCGTCAGCTCGGTGAGGGCAGCCACCGTAACTCCCGATTTGGGTCGAATCCTGGCCAAACGGGGCAGCCGCTCCCTCACCATCGCCATCGAAAGCGGCAGTGAACGGATGCGCGACGTGGTGAACAAGAAACTCACCACCGAGGCCATCCATGAGGCGGCCCGCCATGCCAAACAAGGCGGCCTCTCGAGCCTCAAGCTCTACGGGATGGTGGGCTTGCCGACGGAATCGGATGACGACGTCGAAGCAACGGCGGATCTCCTGCTGGCTCTTAAGAAAGGAACCGCCGGACTGCGCTTCACGCTGGGGGTGAGCACCTTTGTCCCCAAAGCCCAGACCCCCTTCCAGTGGCAAGGGGTTCGACCAGAAGCTGAGAAGCGCCTCAAACGCCTGGCCAAAAGGTTGAAACCGAAGGGAATCGAATTCCGACCGGAGAGCTATGGCTGGAGCGTGATTCAGGCCCTGCTCTCCCGCAGTGACCGTCGCCTGGCCCCGGTGATCGCAGCCGTTGGCGAGAGCCGCGAAAGCATGGGGGGTTGGAAAAAGACTTACCGGGCTGCCCTCAACGGTGAGCTCCAACCGATGCCCGGACCAGCCCTACCGCTGCCGCCGCCATGGAGCACCGTCATCCACGAACCATGGGAGGCCTCAAAAACCCTCCCCTGGACCCACCTCAGGGGGCCCCTGGCTCCGGCGCTGCTTCGGGACCATCACGATCAGGCCTTGGCTCTGGAGTCTCCCCAACCTCCTGATTGA
- a CDS encoding O-antigen ligase, with protein MTSHRGHQAFRLGLFLLPSSALLSGICLFVACVSGSRGRDCPVWQDRWTQPFLVASLLMLLGSLGAETGSLAWAGLGNWLPFFWAFWAFRPHLASELQRRQAAWMLVAGTLPVLLTGLGQMFLGWEGPWQLGGGAIIWFVAPGGEPQGRLSGLFDYANIAGAWLGVVWPLMLAAVLRPDRWWRRGAALVLTLSTVFAVLLTQSRNAMGSLALAVPFVLGPMQWFWLLPLLLLLASPLFLVVLPGVPPGWRQLAMAVVPEPILERLLERGGPTAWKHTRLGQWGYALELVAARPWLGWGAAAFSVLYPIYAAKRWHGHSHNLPLELAISHGLPVMLLIVGTVLLLLVVALRRGILQKAPMERAWWTATLVLVAMHATDLPFFDSRLNILGWTLLAGLAAFNQEVGETPEPRPDRDGPEAAPEPGAP; from the coding sequence ATGACGTCTCATCGCGGTCATCAGGCGTTCCGGCTTGGTCTCTTTCTGCTTCCGTCCAGCGCTTTGTTGTCGGGCATCTGTCTCTTCGTAGCTTGTGTCAGCGGAAGTCGTGGCAGAGATTGTCCTGTTTGGCAGGACCGCTGGACGCAACCGTTTCTTGTCGCTTCCCTGTTAATGCTGCTGGGGTCTCTGGGGGCCGAAACAGGATCCCTTGCCTGGGCTGGTTTGGGCAATTGGTTGCCATTTTTCTGGGCTTTCTGGGCCTTTCGGCCCCATCTCGCCAGTGAACTGCAGCGCCGCCAGGCGGCCTGGATGTTGGTGGCCGGAACCTTGCCGGTGCTGCTCACCGGCCTGGGGCAAATGTTTCTGGGTTGGGAGGGCCCTTGGCAACTCGGAGGCGGCGCCATCATCTGGTTCGTTGCCCCCGGTGGCGAACCGCAAGGGCGCCTGTCGGGTTTGTTTGACTACGCAAACATCGCCGGAGCCTGGCTCGGAGTGGTCTGGCCGTTGATGCTGGCGGCTGTGCTGCGACCGGATCGTTGGTGGCGGCGTGGTGCTGCTCTGGTGCTCACGCTTTCAACGGTTTTTGCTGTTTTGCTCACCCAGTCGCGCAATGCGATGGGGTCACTGGCCTTGGCGGTTCCCTTCGTTCTGGGACCGATGCAGTGGTTCTGGTTGCTCCCCCTCCTGTTGTTGTTGGCCTCTCCGTTGTTCTTGGTGGTGCTGCCCGGTGTCCCCCCTGGATGGCGTCAACTGGCCATGGCTGTGGTGCCGGAGCCGATTCTCGAGCGGCTTCTGGAGCGGGGAGGGCCCACCGCCTGGAAACACACCCGTCTGGGCCAGTGGGGGTATGCCTTGGAGTTGGTTGCGGCCCGTCCCTGGCTGGGCTGGGGGGCAGCCGCTTTCAGCGTGCTCTATCCGATCTATGCGGCCAAGCGTTGGCATGGCCATTCCCACAATCTCCCCCTGGAGTTGGCCATCAGCCACGGTCTTCCGGTGATGCTGTTGATTGTTGGAACGGTTCTGCTGTTGCTGGTGGTAGCCCTGCGGCGGGGAATCCTGCAGAAAGCGCCGATGGAACGGGCCTGGTGGACTGCCACGCTCGTGCTGGTGGCGATGCATGCCACCGATCTGCCGTTTTTTGACAGTCGCCTCAACATTCTCGGCTGGACATTGTTGGCGGGTTTGGCTGCCTTCAATCAGGAGGTTGGGGAGACTCCAGAGCCAAGGCCTGATCGTGATGGTCCCGAAGCAGCGCCGGAGCCAGGGGCCCCCTGA
- the purU gene encoding formyltetrahydrofolate deformylase, translating into MSDATVILQMICPDRPGLVSELAGWVAANGGSIRHADHHTDAGAGLFLSRIEWQLKGFGIPRDALPEAAQALGERLGGEAQLHFSDAFPRVAIFASKQSHCLQDLLWRVQSGELPMQVPLVIANHPDLEPLCAAFEVPFVCVPVSRETKVEAEQRMLQLLEENTVELAVLAKYMQVLSGDFLERFPQVINIHHSFLPAFKGAQPYHRAWDRGVKLIGATAHYVTEDLDDGPIIEQTTVPVSHRDEVEDLIRKGRDTERLALARALRMHLRRQVMVYRGRTAVFA; encoded by the coding sequence GTGAGTGACGCCACGGTCATCCTCCAGATGATCTGTCCTGATCGTCCAGGCCTGGTCAGCGAATTAGCGGGTTGGGTGGCAGCCAATGGCGGCAGCATTCGCCATGCCGATCACCACACCGACGCCGGAGCGGGGCTGTTTCTCAGCCGCATTGAATGGCAACTCAAGGGCTTTGGCATTCCGCGGGATGCGCTTCCCGAGGCAGCTCAGGCCCTGGGAGAACGGCTTGGTGGGGAGGCGCAGCTCCATTTTTCCGACGCCTTTCCTCGTGTGGCGATTTTTGCCAGCAAGCAGAGCCACTGCCTGCAGGATCTGCTGTGGCGTGTTCAAAGCGGTGAGCTGCCGATGCAGGTTCCCTTGGTCATCGCCAATCATCCGGATCTGGAACCCCTGTGTGCGGCGTTCGAGGTTCCTTTCGTTTGTGTGCCTGTCAGCAGGGAGACCAAGGTGGAAGCGGAGCAGCGGATGCTGCAGCTGCTTGAGGAGAACACCGTTGAGCTCGCGGTGCTAGCCAAATACATGCAGGTTCTCAGTGGTGATTTCCTTGAGCGCTTTCCTCAGGTGATCAACATTCACCATTCTTTTCTTCCAGCCTTCAAGGGTGCTCAGCCGTACCACCGGGCCTGGGACCGTGGGGTCAAGCTGATCGGTGCCACAGCGCATTACGTCACCGAGGATCTGGATGATGGGCCGATCATTGAGCAAACCACGGTTCCCGTCAGTCATCGGGACGAGGTGGAGGATCTCATCCGCAAGGGCCGTGACACCGAACGCCTTGCTCTGGCGCGGGCCCTTCGCATGCATCTGCGCCGTCAAGTGATGGTGTATCGCGGTCGAACGGCCGTTTTTGCATGA
- the psbQ gene encoding photosystem II protein PsbQ: MLKALRRLAAFCLCVALSMGLMAPAAVDAAGINPDDLGVIRRQAAAFEATKSRLPDLARLVSEEDWVFTRNLIHGPMQEVGREMLYINQRLDKSDRKAADKVARSLKEAMADLDEAARLQDFSRMQKSYSAVAAGFDAYSDLIPAEAFS; this comes from the coding sequence ATGCTGAAGGCTCTGAGACGCCTGGCTGCGTTCTGCCTCTGCGTCGCGTTGAGCATGGGTCTGATGGCCCCGGCTGCTGTCGATGCTGCCGGCATCAATCCTGATGATCTGGGGGTGATCCGCCGCCAGGCCGCGGCATTTGAAGCCACCAAGTCTCGTCTGCCTGATCTAGCCCGGCTGGTGAGTGAAGAAGACTGGGTGTTCACTCGCAACCTCATCCATGGCCCGATGCAGGAAGTGGGCCGGGAAATGCTGTACATCAACCAGCGCTTGGATAAGAGCGACCGCAAAGCGGCCGACAAGGTGGCCCGCTCCTTGAAGGAAGCCATGGCTGATCTGGATGAAGCCGCACGACTGCAGGATTTCAGCCGCATGCAGAAGTCCTACAGCGCCGTGGCAGCTGGATTTGACGCCTACAGCGATTTGATCCCTGCTGAGGCCTTCAGCTGA
- a CDS encoding FAD-dependent oxidoreductase: MTCSVGVIGAGAIGLGTSWHLAQQGHAVSVYDPRLNAPVHRRGSANDLSGTSASLGVLMGHVFRRNSGRGWRLRRRSMELWPQWVRALKIHQPELKLHRGLLQIAEDEQAAQRMEWLAAQRVELGLQTMTKEDFRTVWPTATHGGLHSSDDGRIDPLLLQLALREALKEQSVELNATAVVRLERDNHHWRVHRTDGDSQIHDVVVLSTALTTDALLEPLGHARPMTPVLGQALSLQLETGPTNWSNWPSVLVDQGFNLIPTSPGQLLLGATVEPGDCASADPLILMRSLNERAPAWLRTATVVSHWSGLRARPVDRPAPLLEELEPGLILASGHYRNGVLLAPATAEWVAAALEQP; the protein is encoded by the coding sequence CTGACCTGCTCCGTCGGTGTCATTGGTGCTGGGGCCATCGGCCTCGGCACCTCCTGGCATTTGGCTCAACAGGGTCATGCGGTCTCCGTTTACGACCCACGCCTGAACGCGCCCGTTCATCGTCGGGGATCAGCAAACGATCTCAGTGGCACGTCGGCATCCCTCGGGGTGCTGATGGGCCACGTGTTTCGCCGCAACAGCGGTCGGGGCTGGAGGCTTCGCCGCAGGAGCATGGAGCTCTGGCCCCAGTGGGTCAGGGCACTGAAGATCCACCAGCCTGAGCTCAAACTCCATCGGGGCCTGCTGCAAATCGCTGAAGACGAACAAGCGGCTCAGCGCATGGAGTGGCTCGCCGCCCAACGCGTCGAGCTGGGCCTGCAAACGATGACCAAGGAAGACTTCAGAACGGTCTGGCCGACAGCCACCCATGGTGGGCTTCACTCATCTGATGACGGTCGCATCGACCCACTGCTGCTCCAGCTGGCCCTGCGAGAGGCTCTGAAGGAACAAAGCGTGGAGCTGAACGCCACAGCAGTGGTCCGCCTGGAGCGCGATAACCACCACTGGCGTGTGCATCGAACCGATGGAGACAGCCAAATCCACGACGTCGTCGTGCTCTCCACAGCTCTGACCACGGACGCCCTGCTGGAACCCCTGGGACACGCCCGACCGATGACACCAGTGTTGGGTCAAGCGCTTTCACTCCAGCTGGAGACGGGACCAACGAACTGGAGCAACTGGCCCTCGGTGCTGGTGGACCAGGGCTTCAACCTGATTCCCACGTCACCTGGACAGTTGCTGCTCGGGGCAACCGTGGAACCGGGTGATTGCGCTTCGGCAGACCCTCTGATCTTGATGCGCAGCCTGAATGAACGAGCACCGGCATGGCTGCGCACTGCCACCGTGGTGAGCCACTGGAGCGGCCTGCGAGCCCGACCCGTGGATCGCCCTGCACCGCTGCTGGAGGAGCTGGAGCCTGGACTGATTCTTGCCAGTGGCCACTACCGCAACGGCGTGCTGCTCGCACCTGCCACAGCGGAATGGGTCGCCGCTGCACTCGAGCAGCCATGA
- the dnaK gene encoding molecular chaperone DnaK → MGKVVGIDLGTTNSCVSVMEGGKPTVIANAEGFRTTPSVVAYTKNQDQLVGQIAKRQAVMNPDNTFYSVKRFIGRRVDEVNEESKEVSYGVEKAGSNVKVKCPVLDKQFAPEEVSAQVLRKLSEDAGKYLGETVTQAVITVPAYFNDSQRQATKDAGKIAGLEVLRIINEPTAAALAYGLDKKSNERILVFDLGGGTFDVSVLEVGDGVFEVLSTAGDTHLGGDDFDKVIVDHLAETFKANEGIDLRQDKQALQRLTEAAEKAKVELSNATQSEINLPFITATPEGPKHLDLTLTRAKFEELASKLIDRCAMPVEQALKDAKLSSGELDEIVMVGGSTRIPAVLELVKRITGKDPNQTVNPDEVVAVGAAIQGGVLAGEVKDILLLDVTPLSLGVETLGGVMTKMITRNTTVPTKKTETYSTAVDGQTNVEIHVLQGEREMASDNKSLGTFRLDGIPPAPRGVPQIEVTFDIDANGILSVTAKDKGSGKEQSISITGASTLSDTEVDKMVKDAEANASADKEKREKIDLKNQAETLVYQAEKQMGELGDKVDADAKAKLEEKRLKLKEATEKDDYDAMKTLLEELQQELYTVGASVYQQEGAAAGAGAPGADAGAGAGGGDASDDVIDAEFTETK, encoded by the coding sequence ATGGGCAAGGTTGTCGGCATTGACCTTGGCACCACGAACAGCTGTGTTTCCGTGATGGAGGGCGGCAAGCCCACCGTCATCGCGAACGCCGAGGGCTTCCGCACGACGCCCTCCGTGGTTGCTTACACCAAGAACCAGGATCAGCTGGTGGGTCAGATCGCCAAACGTCAGGCGGTGATGAACCCAGACAACACCTTCTATTCCGTCAAGCGCTTCATCGGCCGTCGGGTTGATGAGGTGAACGAGGAATCAAAGGAAGTGAGCTACGGCGTTGAGAAGGCCGGTTCCAACGTGAAGGTGAAGTGCCCGGTTCTTGACAAGCAATTCGCGCCTGAGGAGGTTTCCGCCCAGGTGTTGCGCAAGCTGTCTGAGGACGCCGGCAAGTACCTCGGCGAAACGGTGACCCAGGCGGTGATCACCGTTCCGGCCTACTTCAACGACTCCCAGCGTCAGGCCACCAAGGACGCCGGCAAGATCGCTGGCCTTGAGGTGCTGCGCATCATCAATGAGCCCACCGCTGCGGCTTTGGCCTACGGCCTCGACAAGAAGAGCAATGAGCGCATCCTGGTCTTCGACCTGGGCGGCGGCACCTTCGACGTCTCTGTGCTGGAAGTTGGCGACGGCGTGTTTGAGGTGTTGTCCACCGCTGGTGATACTCACCTCGGTGGTGACGATTTCGACAAGGTGATCGTTGATCACCTGGCCGAGACGTTCAAAGCCAACGAAGGCATCGATCTGCGTCAGGACAAGCAAGCCCTGCAGCGCCTCACCGAGGCCGCTGAAAAAGCCAAGGTTGAGCTCTCCAACGCCACCCAGAGCGAGATCAATCTGCCGTTCATCACGGCCACGCCTGAGGGTCCCAAGCACCTGGATCTCACCCTCACCCGCGCCAAGTTCGAGGAACTGGCCTCCAAGCTGATCGACCGCTGCGCCATGCCTGTGGAGCAGGCGCTGAAGGACGCCAAGCTGTCCTCCGGTGAGCTGGACGAGATCGTGATGGTGGGTGGTTCCACCCGCATCCCGGCTGTGCTTGAGCTGGTCAAGCGCATCACCGGAAAAGATCCCAACCAGACGGTGAACCCCGATGAGGTGGTGGCTGTCGGTGCTGCCATCCAGGGTGGCGTGCTGGCCGGCGAGGTGAAGGACATCCTTCTGCTCGACGTCACGCCCCTCTCCCTGGGTGTGGAGACCCTCGGCGGTGTGATGACCAAGATGATCACCCGCAACACCACGGTTCCCACCAAGAAGACCGAGACCTACTCCACGGCTGTGGATGGTCAGACCAACGTGGAGATTCACGTGCTCCAGGGTGAGCGCGAGATGGCTTCCGACAACAAGTCGCTCGGAACCTTCCGTCTCGATGGCATTCCTCCGGCTCCCCGGGGTGTGCCACAGATCGAGGTCACCTTCGACATCGACGCCAACGGCATTCTCAGCGTCACCGCTAAAGACAAGGGCAGCGGTAAGGAACAGTCCATCTCGATCACCGGTGCGTCGACCCTGTCGGACACCGAGGTCGACAAGATGGTGAAGGACGCCGAGGCCAACGCCAGCGCTGACAAGGAGAAGCGCGAAAAGATCGACCTCAAGAACCAGGCCGAAACCCTCGTTTATCAAGCTGAAAAGCAGATGGGCGAACTCGGCGACAAGGTCGATGCTGACGCCAAGGCGAAGCTGGAGGAGAAGCGCCTCAAGCTCAAGGAAGCCACCGAGAAGGACGACTACGACGCGATGAAGACCCTGCTGGAAGAACTGCAGCAGGAGCTCTATACCGTTGGTGCTTCCGTCTATCAGCAGGAAGGGGCAGCAGCTGGTGCTGGAGCTCCTGGTGCTGATGCCGGTGCCGGTGCTGGTGGTGGTGACGCGAGTGACGACGTCATCGACGCTGAGTTCACCGAGACCAAGTGA
- a CDS encoding shikimate dehydrogenase → MINGGTSLLGLLGNPVRHSLSPVMHNAALKTMGLNWRYLALPCESESLELVLQGLRAVGCHGLNVTIPHKQAIAALCEELSPLAERLGAVNTLVPGAGGGWYGTNTDVEGFLAPLGANEAWAGRHAVVIGCGGSARAVVAGLQSLNLNSITVVGRRREALQAFITDLRQDNAPLTACLDKAAQLKDAVSGAALVVNTTPVGMAQHGDTKAMPLGAELWSSLRAEAILYDLIYTPRPTSWLAAGQRQGHRCIDGLEMLVQQGAASLRLWSGHDDVPIEAMRSAALTALAT, encoded by the coding sequence ATGATCAACGGCGGCACCAGCCTTTTGGGCCTGCTTGGCAATCCAGTGCGCCACTCACTTTCGCCGGTGATGCACAACGCTGCTCTCAAAACGATGGGGCTCAACTGGCGCTACCTGGCCCTGCCCTGCGAAAGCGAGAGCCTTGAGCTGGTGCTGCAGGGTCTCAGGGCCGTTGGCTGCCATGGGCTCAACGTCACCATCCCGCACAAACAGGCCATCGCCGCACTCTGCGAGGAGCTGAGCCCTCTGGCGGAGAGGCTTGGTGCCGTCAACACCTTGGTCCCCGGGGCAGGCGGTGGCTGGTACGGCACCAACACGGACGTGGAGGGCTTTCTGGCTCCACTCGGTGCCAATGAAGCCTGGGCCGGACGCCATGCCGTGGTGATTGGCTGCGGTGGATCTGCTCGAGCGGTTGTCGCCGGTCTGCAGAGCCTGAACCTCAACTCGATCACCGTCGTGGGACGGCGACGCGAGGCACTGCAGGCCTTCATCACGGATCTGCGACAGGACAACGCCCCTTTGACGGCCTGTCTCGACAAGGCGGCCCAGCTCAAAGACGCCGTTTCTGGAGCGGCTCTTGTGGTGAACACCACCCCGGTGGGCATGGCCCAGCATGGCGATACCAAGGCCATGCCACTGGGTGCGGAACTCTGGTCAAGCCTGCGTGCCGAAGCGATTCTGTACGACCTCATCTACACACCAAGGCCCACCAGCTGGCTCGCTGCCGGGCAACGCCAAGGCCATCGCTGCATCGATGGCCTCGAAATGCTGGTGCAGCAAGGTGCTGCGTCACTGCGGCTCTGGAGTGGGCACGATGACGTTCCAATCGAAGCGATGCGAAGCGCCGCCTTGACTGCTCTTGCGACCTAA
- a CDS encoding Tic20 family protein translates to MPSSTVQIPLWQRLLAPLVYLLPWSDAIPFGLGADGVFNQIPLLRLLIVPAVPLIQLDRGVPFGGLLLFFVLFLAVVRNPAVPYFLRFNTLQALLTDIVIVVLSFAFGILLQPLAGGSLLMSTLSSTIVIAVLAILVFALVECGRGREPDLPGISQAVRMQLY, encoded by the coding sequence ATTCCAAGCTCCACCGTGCAGATTCCCCTCTGGCAGCGGCTACTCGCACCGCTGGTGTACCTGCTCCCCTGGAGTGACGCCATTCCCTTTGGCCTCGGGGCTGACGGCGTGTTCAACCAGATCCCGTTGCTCAGGCTGCTGATCGTTCCAGCCGTTCCTCTGATCCAACTGGATCGAGGGGTTCCTTTCGGTGGTCTTCTGCTCTTTTTCGTGCTTTTCCTAGCGGTGGTACGCAATCCAGCTGTTCCCTACTTCCTGCGGTTCAACACCCTGCAGGCCCTGCTCACCGACATCGTGATCGTTGTTTTGAGCTTCGCTTTTGGAATCCTGCTCCAACCGCTTGCTGGAGGCAGTCTGCTGATGAGCACCCTCTCCAGCACGATCGTTATCGCTGTGCTGGCAATCCTGGTGTTCGCCCTTGTGGAGTGTGGGAGAGGCCGTGAACCAGATCTGCCAGGCATCAGTCAGGCCGTGCGCATGCAGCTCTACTGA
- the rpsF gene encoding 30S ribosomal protein S6: MTLDPYYETMYILRPDIPEEEVESHLTKYRDMLVEAGADVLDNQMRGKRRLAYPIAKHKEGIYVQLSHNGDGQHVAVLEKAMRLSEDVIRYLTVKQEGPLPAPRVMPGSEAAQPQAETAAQTTES, encoded by the coding sequence ATGACGCTCGATCCGTATTACGAAACCATGTACATCCTTCGTCCGGACATTCCGGAGGAGGAAGTTGAAAGCCATCTCACCAAATACCGCGACATGCTCGTGGAAGCCGGTGCCGATGTGCTGGACAACCAAATGCGCGGCAAGCGCCGTTTGGCCTATCCGATTGCGAAGCACAAGGAAGGCATCTACGTGCAACTGAGCCATAACGGCGATGGCCAGCACGTTGCTGTTCTCGAGAAGGCCATGCGCCTGAGCGAAGACGTGATTCGCTACCTGACGGTGAAGCAGGAGGGTCCTCTCCCCGCACCTCGGGTGATGCCTGGCAGTGAAGCCGCCCAGCCCCAAGCGGAAACAGCAGCACAAACCACTGAATCCTGA